From the genome of Halichoerus grypus chromosome X, mHalGry1.hap1.1, whole genome shotgun sequence:
GGAATGTCTTCAAAGCCCCTCTGTGGGGCCCTGCACCCACCCCTGAGTTCCCTTGGGCCCCTCGGGTGGAAGGGGTCCTGTAAACTTTTTTGCATCCACATAAACCCCCCCAGTTTCTGTCTGGTTTTCTTCACCTCATCCTCCACCCTGGCCATCTCGTCAAATTCTCTTATCATCTCCTCATTGCTCAAATGCATATCGTGTATGGCCTCCTTATATTCCTTGAGGCACTGAGCCAGCCccttgttggtttttcttttggcCTTCCTGGGTACATCATCCCCAGCTGGGCGCTTTCCCGCAGCCTTTGGTTTGCTGgctggcttttcttcttctttgggcTTTTCCTGGCTCTCTGGCTTTCCCTCATTCATTGGCTCTGATTTTTTCTCactctctgatttttcttcttttggctctCCCTCGCTCCCTGGTTCTCCTTCTTTTGGCTTTTCCCGGCTCTCTGGCTTTCCCTCATTCATTGGCTCTGATTTTTTCTCactctctgatttttcttcttttggctctCCCTCACTCCCTGGTTCTCCTTCTTTTGGCTTTTCCTGGCTCTCTGGCTTTCCCTCATTCATTGGCTCTGATTTTTTCTCactctctgatttttcttcttttggctctCCCTCACTCCCTGGTTCTCCTTCTTTCGGCTGTCCCTTGCTCTCTGGCTTCCCCTCACTTGtgggttttccttcttcttttggtTTTCCCTGGTTCTCTGGCTTTCCCTCATTTACTGGCTTTCCCTCTTTTCGCTTTGCCACACTCCCTGGCCTTTCCTTGTCCTTTagtatttcctcattttctgtcTTCCCCTCATTTTCCAACTTTTCCTTGTCTTCCAGAGTACAAGCTAATTCTGGCTTTCCCGCATCCTGTGGTGGTTCATTGTATTCCATCTTTACTTGGTTCTCAGGCATTCCTTCATTTGCATCGCAGAGTTTTTCCATGTTGAGATTCCCCTCCTTTTCCTGTCCTGGGAGCGGGAGGAAGAGTAGACAAGGGAGACTGAGGGCTTGGGGGTGGAATGCAGGTCTGGAAAATAGTTACATATCTCCCCTTGTCTGAGTTCCCTTAACCTGGCCTGGCCCTCCAAGTGTGTCTTCAGCCATACTCCTTCTCCCACCATTCCTCCCACACAGGTGAGCCAACCATTTCTCTCTCAGGCCCtgacattttctctttgtttgcttAGCGTGGTAAAGTGTAAATGTGCTGGGAGGTGGGTAGTGGGGTTCCAAATTCTGCCCATGCTCTACCCTCCACACTCCCCACCACTCTGAGTCCCTGTCCAGAGACCCCCTTATTTCACTGACATGCGGAAATTCAGAACAGGTAACTCTTCCTTTTCTAGCCTTGTAGAGTGCTGACAACAAACACAAAGAACTGCAgacagacaggagagagagactGGGCATTCAGTAGATGCACAAAGACTCTGGTCCCTTTTCTGAATCCCAGCCCTCCAAGTGTCTACCCCACCATTCCTCCCAAACTTTTCCCTGGCAGGTGCTACCACCTTCTGCCATCCTTCAGCGTGGCTGGGTGTGTGCAATATATATGGTGGTGGGATGGGCAGTGGGGAGATGGGCACTGGTGACCTCAAATTCTGGCCAGGCTGTGCCCTCTACACCCCCCACCATTCCTGTCCAGCACTCTGCCCCCCTTCACTGACCTGTAGGGATTCTGGACAGGTTCCTCCTCCTTTTCTACACTTGCACAGTGCTGAGGACAGACACCAGACCTACAGACAGAGAGTGACAAGGGCAGCGACTGTGCACTCAGCCTACTGAGGTTTCCTTCCTGAATCTGGGCCCTCCTCATACAACATTTCCCTCTCCTACCTCCCCTGAACCCCAGCCTCCATTACTTTTCAGGCCTCAGGCTCCAAGCCAGGATGCTTTCCAAACTGTTTGGGTCTCTGTATCCCCCTCCCCTGAAGgcaagcccccacccccaccccctttccgcAGAGGTCAGTATTTCCGTTTAGGTGCAGAGTGTGAGAGGGGATTATTTCTAGAATATGTCTACATTCCACTGTCGCACTGCAGGGGCGCCCCCCCCCATTTCAGGTCCAAAAATTCATGGAGGGCGCACAGGAGGGGCGTCGAGGAGGCGGCGGGgtgctccctccccacctgcccacgTCCGCACTGAATCCCCCTCCCCACCGACCTCCCggacccctccccgccccgcgcTGCTCACGGATCCTACTGCCAtccacctccaccccagcccgGGGCCGCCAGCAGCGCCCACCTTCACACTGACCTGCGGGGCCCGGGGCAGGCCTGCGCCTCCTCGGGCTCGCCGAAGCCCGCTCGCCCCTCGCCCGCCGCCCGGGCAGCTCAGGGAGCTGGTTCCGCGCGGGCGACGGGAGCGGAGGGCGCAGGGACCGGACCGCAGGGCGGGCGAGCGGGCGGGCGCGGGGGCTGCTGCCCACGTCGGCGCCCAGCCGGTCACGTGAGCGCCGCGTCACCCGAGCTCggtcccccaccccgccccctcacccccatccccaagGGACCGAGCAACCGCAcacggtggggggcggggtggcaaAGGGGGAATCAAGGAGAGAGCAGGAGCCCGGAGGCTTCCCGACCGCAGGTGCTTTACCTGGCGCATCTCAGGTCCTCGCACAGCATCCCTCTGCGATGTACGTCATTGCCAGGTGTGACCGCTGATCACAGGGACGGTACCCGACTTTGCCAGGAGCGCTCAGCAGCTGAATCCCACAGGCTGCTTTCAAGACCGGctctgcctgactccagagcccaggtAGTAGTGCCCACCGGGAAGCGGTGCTACCGCCTTGAGTAGCTGTGTTCCTGGGCCTCTTCTCTCAGTCCACACGTTCTCTCTCCCTGAGAGATTTCTGTTCATTTCCCTCTAAGCACAGATGATTCTCAAATCTCCATCTCCAGGCTATTTCCTCCCCTTAGCCCCAGACCCTTTTTGCCAACTGTCTATTGGATACCACTGCTTGAATGTCCCCGAGGGACCTCAAAATCCATATACCCCAACCTGCTTTCAGCAACTTTCTTCTCACCTTCTCCGTTCACTTCTCTTCACACTTGAAACTTGCACTCCAATATTTGACCTGTTCTCATGTAGAATGTCAgacaggcaaaaagaaaaaaaagaagcattaagacattttttaaaatgcaccgTAGATGTATAGATTCATCATAACCCTTGGTTCACAACACTCTTATTAGTAACCCAtgtttgtccctttccctctttcaCATTTATGAAACCACCACCAAGCCAGAGAACTAGAAAATTGCCAATATTGTAGCTTCTActgtgtattctctctctcacacacacagagtatatgtGTGCATGAGTGTTTTTATGTGTAAATATGGGAAACCTCCATTTCTGTTTTGATTTGCAAAATGCCACATCTTGTTTACACAATTTTGAATTATGTGTGTGACACAACCAATTTAACTATTTCTGCTGCATATTTCTTATTTAGCAAAACATTGATCTTTCTACAACATTTTTCTCCACCAAAATGTATATTCGCATTATCACCACATAACAAAAAATACTATCCTCAATGTTGAATTTTTTACTGAATTCACAATATCATTCATAACAAGGCTGGATGTTTCCCTTTCATGAATATGAACTTCAAAAGCATTtgatcattattgttattattccatAAATTTGACTAAAATAATATCAAATCACTGTTGGTATTAAAAGATTTTCTGTTTTAACCATCTGATGATGCTGATTTTAAGTtatcatcaataaaaataaataaataagctatcaTCAATAATtgttttctgagttcttttgTTAATAGAGTCAACATATTATCAGCTATCATTCCTGTTTTTAAACATGCACACAAAAACTTGGAATTCAAGATTTGTGCaattaaattagaagaaaaataattttatttaaattagaagTTGTGTTCATACAATGAAAAGTCAACACAACTGCATCTGTATGTACTAAATTAACACATTCTTCTTAAAATAACTACTACCTTCTGAAGTAGATGCAAATGTTTCTTCAGCAAGTTTGTAGATTTGGGTTTTCATGAGATCAATAATATCACTATAGTCCCCTTAGTGCATAGTAAATGCCAGCAAATGTCTTGTGcaagttaaataaatgtttatccCCAActttcttaagaaaatgaaatttgttaCTTAATCTTCCATTCAATATGCACTTTCATTTCttattgaaaaattaaagaatcatcccaacaataaaataaatatagatttacACAGTGTGATAAATGACAAAACCACTGTACCAAGATTTTCATGTTCCACAGTAGGACAGCTCAGCCTTTACTTCGCACACATTTCACATACACTTAAACCCATAATTTGCcatgtttttctctgatcttATTGTCTGATGGGCTGGCATTTTCATGCACTCTGGGTGTCCTTGGCATGGATCATAGCCCAACTAGCTAGTCATACATAACCAGTGGAGGTAGCAACATCAAATGTTCTTCTCACTCCcacttaaaacaaaaaggagTTAGCTCTGCAGCTGCTCCTGCATGAGTTTACTTCATTTTACCAGGGACGACCCTGCACATTGTCCTTGAAATGGTTATGTTAATTATGTTGAATTGGGAAAGAAACATTTCAAGCgtgattaaattaagaattttgagatgggagggtatcctggattatccagttgggttaaaaatacaattacaagTGTCCTTTCtatgagggaaagagagggagttTTTACTACAGAAGAAGGCAATGTGACAACTGAAATAAAATGCTAAGCTTccggctttgaagatggaggaaggagccaagatCCAAGGAATGTAGCtatagaagctggaaaaggcaagaaaaaatggattctcccctagagcctccagaagggaaaCCTCTCCTAGAAACCTCCAACAGCTTTGATTGCAGCCCAGtaaaactgattttggacttaATGGAACACTCTTGGAAAAGAATAAACATGTATTGTCTTAAGCTTTCAAGTTTATGTTTATTTGTAACAGTAGAACTAGAAAACTAATTCAAGTAAACAAGGTCTACTAAACCCATTCTGGCTTATTTTAATGTAGatatcagtaataataatacattgtttaaaaatgaagatattggACAATTGTTAAACTACAAGGGATACCAGGTCAACAGGTAACCCTTCTATCAAGGAAAAACCAGAAAGTATTTTTATCCTAGAGCCACTTgcctagtacctggcacatagcaagggTTCAACTGGGTGTGTTTTCTTAGTTCCCTAGACAAGAAaaaccatatatgtatatatatgtatatatagacaatggtaGATTTACATGTAGTTGTGAGAAACAACAGAGTGAGTTATCTTCTGCCCTTTACCCATTTTCCCTCAATGGTAACTTGTGTAATTACAGTAAAATatcacaaacagaaaaataacattgATATAATCCACTGACCTTATTCACATTTCACCATTTTACATGCAAATGTGAGCATTTGGTCATATGACATTTTATCATATGTGTTTTCCCAGATGGGATCTCACTAACCCCTACATCTATCTGAGAGATGTTACCCCCCCCAAGAAAAATGGCCAGCACAGGGGACATGACATAATCAAGCCCATATGGTATGCCTGGCCCCCGGGTGTTCTACTGCAAAGTTCTTTTGCAAAGCCTCTTCTTTCTTGGTCACATTAGACATATTATTCTTGAGAAAATAATATATCATCAAAAAGTGGTTTGgagaatatatgaaataaaatgaaaggggtgatggttttctttttcaaaccctCAGAACTGATccagtgtttattttccttttttctaaattaGCAGAGAAATTACTCTAGTACATAGAAATGACTATGCACATAGAATACATAGAAATTATACATAGTGGAAACTTGTACATTTCCCTTCCATTTAACATTTTCACATGATAATTATGTAATCATGTTATTTGGGTTATGTCAAAGGAATCTCCTTTAAAGGAAGGATGGatgtgagaaaggaaggaaactaacATCAGTGAAGTACAAATGTAACATTTGCTGTGTATGACACttgaaatattttgcttttttaaagatttttaatttatttgatagagagagagaacgagagagagaatgagagagagcatgagcagggtgaggggcaaagggagatggataagcagactccccactaagcagctgagcagggagcctgacaaggggctccacacagggctccacacggatctcaatcccaggaccctgggctcatgacccgagccaaaggcagaagctcaaccgactaagccacccagcgcccctgaaatattttgcttttttgctcTTCACAATAATTGTCTCATATAGGCATAATTATTCCCAtcatacaaatgagaaaataaaaactcagaaacgtgtaattttttaaaaaatcttgccaCTAGTACAGAGATGACAAAAAGGCTAATCCTGAGCTACTAGTCTCCTCAAATAACACGCTACATCCTTTTAACTCTATGATCACGCAGAAGTGTTTTTGAGCTGTGTATGTTCTCCTTGGCAATTCATGCATGTATGGATGGATACTAATACCTTTCTTTCTCTAAGTGGACATTTCTAGTACATATAAGCATCTATATCTCAGAAGAAAGATCTAGAATATGGTGTTTGGCTGGAGTGTCTGGCAAATAATAAACacccaataaatatctgttgaaataATGAATCTATGTATCAGCAAAGGATATTATCCTCAATGCCTTAAGAGCCCCTACaacaaaacagtaaaatgaacaaaatttgtAAATAGTGCACAAAGAAAGTGCAGATGGTCAATAATTACAAGAAAAGTTCTCACTATTAATTtaacaaatgcaaataaaagcatCGAAATTACCTGTTATCACCTATCACCTGAAAAAATTAAGTATAGAAAGAACTCaataaaatggaggaaaagttcatggaagaaaaaattttaaactggcTCTGTGTgtatggggagagagagagagagggagagggagcgactCAATTTCAGTACAAATCACAGAAATGGGAAATGGAAGCACACTTATCAGttagaaatgaatatttaaatttattaattattctGATTCATTAAATATTCTGATGACACCAGGTGTAGAGGTGGGATGAAGAAATGAGAATTCTCACAcactttttgaaagattttaaattattgaaatcaAGTTTCAGGGAATATATATGTAAGCATGTAATGTAGGGAaatgttctcatttgtaaaaaaaataggCTGGTAAGAAAACATTCGCTATTgcctgaaatagaaaacaaaaatgaataaaataaaaagcagtccAAAATCCTTCCTATCATCTATCTCtcaagagaatatatatatatatatatatattctctgccCTCCTAATACTGGATGGCCCAGGTTTAATTTAATTCTTGGACCTCATCACTTTTCTATCTTCTATTACTTGATAAATAGTTTCAACTAgttcatgaaatatatataatcatgatTCCCCAAGTGCAGATCTCACTCCTGAAATCCAGGATTACATTATTTGACTTTTTCTGCAATTCACTCTTTTCCCTTTAAATGTGTTTTAGAGAACTTTTCATTAGCTAATATgtttcataatttatataaattttatttgttttaatttattaaatttatttaaatattctactttataaaaatttagattgtttccaattttcttttcctctacagCACAGAGTTATACTACATTGCTTACCCTCCCTTGTAATTAGGCGAAGTCCATGTGCAGCAAGAATTTTGGTGCTTCCTATTGCATTTCTTTGGCACACATCCACAGCTGTCATGGACAGTTCCCTGTGAGCTCACACTGATGGCAGCAGTGTCCTACCTTAAGCAGGCCACCTTCATTCACTTTCCTGCTTCAAATTCTTCTCATTAGCTTTAAGCAGTCCTCTTAACCCACACAAATCCATCCCCGAATTGGATGGGAATTAATGCACCCAGAAACTAGTCTTAACCAACAGAACATGGAGTGATGAATAAAACTTCCAGCCTCTCAACCTTTGGGCAGACATTTCTGGGAGTCATTTTGTATACCTCTCAGAGGTCCCAGCCAGTCTTAGTCCCCATTACTTAACTACAGCTGTAATGTGAATAATGCACCAATATATTAGCTTTATATCTTTCTTGACTCCATTCTGGCTCCTACTTCACTGTCGCTTTCtaggatcacctcccaaataaacaaccaaCATCTAAGTTCTGCTTTTGAGTGAATTCAAACTAAAACACTAAGTAATGGAATGTGAACAAAAGTGATGCTTGCCACTTCTATACCTGACCACTAAGAGCCTCCCAAGCAATACACCATTCCCTTGCTCTCTGCCAACAGGAAATTGATCACAGGACTCTGAGGCTCAAGGGAATATCAGGGCCACAAGATGGAAGGTCTTGGGTCCTTATATCCCCACTTGCAGGAAAGGTATCCATGACAACTACTTGACAAGTAATAGAAGTGTTGGACTGTTTTATGAGAGAAGAATAAACTTCTATTACATTAAGccaaagaaaaattagaattgtATGCTATGCTATTAACCTATCCTGACAAACACAATTGGGTACCATCTTTTTCTCTCAGTGGCAGTTTCAGAAGTTAAAAGTcatttctcattgttttcttataatgaGAATACAAGCATCCAGACAAAGAGAGCAAATATGTCTCTGATTTGTCTTGAGTTCAAAGGTTTGGGGACAGAAATTCTCTACTTTCTGGGGTGATTCAGAAGCTCATAAGAGCTGCTCAATATCATGGCTATGAGCAGACAGACCCTAATCCAGGTACCCACGTTGGGAAGACAGGCTGGTCTTTGACTCACCTGTTGATCTCAGTGAGAGATGGGTACCAGGACAGCAAGTCGTGCTTGCCCAACTGTTGCTCCTGGACTGCTTGCtatgtttacatatttatagGAAAATCCTGGACATGCCTCACAGTCACCAGTGGAGTCCTCAGACCAGCCGCATCACACCAGGATTTCAGCTGTCTGCTACCTTCCTGAGAGGCAAAAAGCTAAGAGCTATTATAATTTCTTTGTTGCACAAATACCCATTTTGTTTACTaactaaatatatattgagtTTAAAATCGGTAGTATTCCAATAGAGGTGTCTCATTAACTCTATAGTGGAAGTAAGAGGGTAAGAAGGGACATGAAtatatgggaaaagaaaaggattaaaTCTGAGAACAGAGAAATCTTTCACATTAACTTTTAAACTTGCTCAACTTTCAAAGCATTGAAGATTTTTTAAACCCTCTTTGGACCCCTCATCACCATTCAGCCACAGaatatctctgtctctcagtgcctatctctcattatctctgtatttaccttttcctctcccttttcaaAGTTCCTGAAAGCATTTTCTGTATTCCCTGTTAACATTCTTTACTTCCAACTGACTCATTATCCCACTGCACTATGGCTTCTGTCCCCATGATTGTAATGAAAGTGGTCTCATCATGGTCACAAGCCACTTTTTTCCACTAGGTCCACCAATTTTGTATGAATATATTAACATACTGAGTGCTACATTTAATGAGCTCCTAAAATATGCATGTTTGTGCAGACAGCTTCTGTCACTTAACACCaaatctttgatatttttttcagaCTATGGAGCATGAGGTGCTAGATGCAAACCCAGCCTGTACTGCTCCTTAACTATGTAGTCATGGATTAAGTTCTtattctccctgcccctcagcttTTCATCTATAGAATGAGGATTAACATCATATCTACCTTAAAATGGAACTGTGAACATAAAATGACTCGATACACAAAaggctttcttttgaggtccgctggcatggaaggtggatctccattccttcactttcagtctgggtgtGTCTTCAGGTTcaagatgagtctcttgtagacggcatatggatgggtcctgtctttttacccaatctgcaaccctgtgccgttttatgggagcatttaggccgttcatgttgagagtgattattgaaaaatatgaatttattgtcatcatgtttcctgtgaagaccttgtttttatagattgtccctgtaaatttcttttctatatcactcttggggtctttctccttttataaaacccccccttaatatttcttgcaggcccggcttagtggtcacatattctttcagtttctgcctgtcttggaagctctgcatctctccatccattctaaatgacaaccttgctggataaagtattcttggctgcatgttcatctcgtttagtaccctgaatatgtcttgccagccctttctggcttgtcaggtctctgtggataggtctgatgttattctgatgttcctccctctgtatgtaaggaatcttttacccctaactgcccttaagatggtttccttggttctaagatttgcaagttttactattacatgccggggtgttggcaaattaaaacaatagtgagataccattacacacttattagaatagccaaaatttgGAACACCAATAATACCAGATCTTGGGGAGGATTTCGAGCAATAAGATCTCTCATTGATTGCCGTAAGAGCACAAAATAGTTGCAGCTTTAGaaagtttggtggtttcttacaaaactaaacatactcttccCACATAATCCAGCGATCACAGTccttggtgtttacccaaaggaaataagAACTTATGTCCTCACAAAAACctcacacagatgtttatagcagctttattgcCAAAACTTGAAGGCAACTAAGATGCCCTTCtttaggtgaatggataaactgtggtatatccacacaatggaatattattaatccttaaaaataaatgatctatCAAGCCTTGAAAAGACATGGATGAACTCTAAGTGCatattagtaagtgaaagaagcaattAGAAAAAGCTACATATTGTAAAAGtccaactatatggcattctgaaaatagcaaaactatggagatagttaaaaagattagtggtttctAAGGGTTTGCTGGAAGTAGGGGGAggataaataggcagagcacagagggtttttagggcaatgaaaatattttgtatgatactGCAATGATGGCTATATGTCTTATACATTTGTCCAACACATAAAATgtccaacaccaagagtgaaccctaaggtaaactatggactttgagtgattatgGTGTGTCCATgttggttcatcaattgtaatacATGTACCACTCTGTTAAGGGATGTTGGTAatggggaggctatgcatgtgtggaaacaggaggtatatgggaaatctctgtacctcccagtcaattttgctgtaaactaTTCTTTAGAAagtatacttttcattttaaaaaaagttaatgtgaAAGAGCTATCTCATCTCAGATTTAACCTTTGAATATGTCATATATTCATTTCCCCTATTACCTCCTTTTTTCCAGTGTAAAGTTAATGAGATGCCTCCAATGGAACAGTGGAATGGAATTTACTCAATATATACTTAGTTATTAGTGCATGAAAGGATGGGTACTTGGGTGTCAAAGATATGATAATAGTTCTTGGATTTTTGCTTCTCAGGGAAGTAGCAGATGGCTGACGTCCTGGTGTGATGTAGCTGGATAATGAATGATTTGAGGACCTCAGCACTGGTGACTGTGGGATGAGGTctgaatttttctgtaaatatattaacatatggAATAATGCAAGAGTAGCAGTTAGGCAAACACCACACCTTGTTTCCCTGGTACAATCTATCACTAAGCTCACAGCTGAGTCAAAGACAAGCCTATCTTCCCAGTGGGGGGGAACTAGATTAGGATCTGCTCAAAGGAATGATGTGTAACAGCTTTTATGACATTCTGAAACACTGAAGAATATAGAGAACTTACCATCTCCAAAACTTTGAACTCAACGCATGTCAGAGAgatattttctcccttcctttataTGTCTGTAATTTCCTTAGAAGAAACAATGAGAAATGACTTCACAATGCTGGCCTTAGCCCAGAGGCTTAGCCAGCTCTTAACTGCAGTGTCTCAACATTTAAAGGGCCATTGAAGTCCCACTACATGACTTATTGTCTGAGCCATTTACCCTTCGGGACAACTCTTTGATGAAGATATCAGGTATCATGAGTCCTATTTCACAGATAACCAAGCTGAGACTGACAAAAGAGTCTAAGTCACTTCTGCAGGTAAGTGCCAGAATAGGAATGAAGCTCCATCCCTTGCCCTCCCTAGAGGACACAGAGCAGACTCCTTTATAGAAGATGGGCTTTAAGGACTGGAGAATTGGTTGGATCACACTCCCCTGCTATTGTGGCCTTGTGCATAGTCACTTAGCAACCCCTCTGGGTGATGAAGATGACAGAGGAGATGGAATCCCATCCCTTGTGCCCTCAGACATGGGTGGTGGGCCATATCCATTAGCTGATCCCTGAAATGTTGAGTTGGGCTGACTCTGGGGAGTCTAATTGATCAGAAAGACAATGCTCTCATCTCCTGATCAGCAGTTCACT
Proteins encoded in this window:
- the LOC118546099 gene encoding uncharacterized protein LOC118546099 isoform X1; this translates as MLCEDLRCARSGVCPQHCASVEKEEEPVQNPYSSLCLLSALYKARKGRVTCSEFPHEKEGNLNMEKLCDANEGMPENQVKMEYNEPPQDAGKPELACTLEDKEKLENEGKTENEEILKDKERPGSVAKRKEGKPVNEGKPENQGKPKEEGKPTSEGKPESKGQPKEGEPGSEGEPKEEKSESEKKSEPMNEGKPESQEKPKEGEPGSEGEPKEEKSESEKKSEPMNEGKPESREKPKEGEPGSEGEPKEEKSESEKKSEPMNEGKPESQEKPKEEEKPASKPKAAGKRPAGDDVPRKAKRKTNKGLAQCLKEYKEAIHDMHLSNEEMIREFDEMARVEDEVKKTRQKLGGFMWMQKSLQDPFHPRGPRELRGGCRAPQRGFEDIPFV
- the LOC118546099 gene encoding uncharacterized protein LOC118546099 isoform X2, encoding MEKLCDANEGMPENQVKMEYNEPPQDAGKPELACTLEDKEKLENEGKTENEEILKDKERPGSVAKRKEGKPVNEGKPENQGKPKEEGKPTSEGKPESKGQPKEGEPGSEGEPKEEKSESEKKSEPMNEGKPESQEKPKEGEPGSEGEPKEEKSESEKKSEPMNEGKPESREKPKEGEPGSEGEPKEEKSESEKKSEPMNEGKPESQEKPKEEEKPASKPKAAGKRPAGDDVPRKAKRKTNKGLAQCLKEYKEAIHDMHLSNEEMIREFDEMARVEDEVKKTRQKLGGFMWMQKSLQDPFHPRGPRELRGGCRAPQRGFEDIPFV